CGGATCTCCGAGGCGGCACAGCTGCGGCAGCGCCTCCACCAGGGGGCCCGCCTCGCTCGCCTCCTCCTCCGCGAGGTCCAGCAGATCCTTGAGCGTGCGAGGATCCAGGTCTCGCCCAACTTGGGCCACGAGCGCGGCCGACGCGATCCGTACTGCGCGGTGCGTGTGGCGCAGGAAGTGGCTGGCCGGGCCGACCACCTGCCGGTCCTCGTCGTGGTCGGGATCCACGACCCGCGCGAGCGCGCCGAGGAGGTAGGTCAGCGCGGTCGGGTCCGTCAGGCGTGCGAGACCGTCGACCAGCAGGTCCCGGAGCTCGCCGTCCTCGAGGGTCAGCGACTCGGCGAGGGCCCGGCAGCCCGCCTCGTGCACCCACTCCTCCTCGTCGTCCAGCAGCGCTCGCACCGCATGGGCCCGTCCCGGCCCGCCGCCGCGGATGGAAGCCGCAATCGCCCCGGCGCGCACATACGGATCTGCAGCCGAGCGGAGCTGCTCGAGCCGTGCGGAGAGCTCGGCCGGCATCCGAACCCGCGTCGCGGCGATCTGGGCCACGGCCTGGAGCGCGACAGCTTGCAGGTCGCTGGAAGTGGACGGGAGCTCGAGGAGCCGCGCCAGATGCGGGAGCCCGGAGGCGTCGCCGATCTGGCCCAGCACCTCCACCGCCGCCCGGCGCGTTGAGGGGAGCTCGTCCCACAGGAGCGGCGCTACGTGAGGGATCGCCGGAGCACCGAAGTGGCGTAGGCGAGCTTGCGCCTGCCGCTGCGTGTGCAGATCCAGGCTCATGAGCCAGCGCGCGCAGGTCGCGACGTCGGAGGAGGAGGGATCCGCCGTGGCCGCGGCCCTCGTGGTGGCGAGCGCGGCGCCCCCCGCCGGAGGCGGCGCCTGCGCCTCGGCGGACGGGCCCACGCCGCGTAGCGCCTCCGTGGCTGCTTGACGCACCCAGGGCTCGGGGTCGCGCAGCGCCAGGTGAAGCGCCTCGCGCGCGTCGGCATCCCCGACCTGGCCGAGGCCGCGGCAGGCCAGTGCACGGCAGAAGAGATCCTGGTCCCCCAGCGCGTCGAGGAGCGCGAGCTTCTGCCGTACCGGCGCCCCGGGGCGCGCCAGGTCGGCGATCGCGCGCAGCACGAGCGGACGCACGGAGGCCTCCTGCTCGCGGTCGAGCAGGTCGAGGAGGGCGTTCACCGCGGACGGGTGGCCCAGGCGTCCGAGGCAAAGTGCGGCGCCGGAGCGCGTCGTGCGGTCGCTCGACGAGAGGGCGGCGACGAGGGGCTCGACGGCGAGCTCTCCGGCCGCCACGAGTGCAGCCTGGGCCGCGTCGCGGTCAGCGGGCAGCGGACTCGCGAGTCGCGCGAGGTGCGCGGCAAGCACGCGAGACGTTATCGGATCAGGCGAGCCCACGAGTCTTGGGGCGGGTCACTGCGGCACGGAGTACTCGATGTTGAGCTCCGCGTCGATGACCACGGTATGACCCTCGGCCACGGTCTCCCAGCGTGGCGCCTCGGGGATGGAGCCTCCCGCGAGCATCACGGCCTTCAGGTGCGGATAGCTGAGCGGGCGGTCATCGGGGCCCCGTCCGACGTTCGTGTATGAGCCGTGGCGGGTAACCCGGAGGGGTAGGCCGCGGCTGCGGGCGACCACGATGCGCCCGTTCGTCGCCAGGCAGCAGTGGCTCGCGGGCGGCCCGCTCCGATCGGTTACCAGGCGGTCGAGGTACGCGACCGTCGTGTCGAGCGCGCGGCCCACGACGGCCCCGCTGACCCGCGGATCGTCCATCTTTCCCGTGTCGTTCAGGAAGGCCAGGAAGAGGTGAAACAGATGCTCGCTCTCGGTAGCGCCCCGGATGTTGCGCCGAATGAAATCGGGCACCGAGCTGAGCAGTCCGGCCTTCACCTCGTCGAACCGCTCCACGGTCCCGAGGTGCGCGAAGAGCCAGTTCCGAAACCGGAAGGGCTGGGTGTTCTCGGTGCTCTGGGCTCCGGCGCGACGCCCGCCCCGGTGGCCGATGATGAAGTTGCTGCGGAGGGCCTCGATCTTGGAGACGAAATCGAGTTCCCCTTCGGGAGTCTTGGGTTGCTTTCGCAGCAGGGGTTGGCCGGCCTGATAGTATCCGACCCCCCAGCCGTGCGGGGCTCCCTTGGCCTCGTGAAGGACCGCGCGAAAAGGCGAGAGCGCGGGCCCGAGGAGGCCCGCGTCGTTCGACAGAAACGCGAAACAGAAGCTCATGGATGACCTCTCCGCGTACGCCGTTCGGGTGACGTATTCTGCCGGTGCAAACCAGTATAGCCCCTCACATGCTCTCGAGCCAGTGTTGCGGCTCCTCGCGCCGGCCATAGCACGCGCACGTCCTCGGTAAGCCAGCTGGGCCGCGCGGCGCGTGGCCCCGGCACGGAGCCTGGCCCGACGCGTCACAAGGGGTTTTCCCGCTTGACACTTCAGCGCCAACCCTGCTAGGAAGCGGGCAATTTCGGGCGGGCGGTCAGCGACAGTCCAGGCCAGGCTCCGACGCACGGGAGGCTTGGTCCGCTCGCGCATCTCGTGGGGTACGTGATCGTGCCTTCCGTTCGCATGCCATTCGCAGCGCTTCGCCTGGCCGCGGCCGTCGTGTCGTGCGTGGCCGTGCTCGCCTGCGACGGCCAGTCGACGCAGCGGAACACGAAGCTCGCCGGAACGCACTACCTCCTCGCCGCCGACCTCGTGCGCAAGCGCAACCCCGAGGGCGCCAAGGCCGAGCTGATGCGGGCGCTCGAGCTAGACCCCGACAACCGGGACGCGCACCAGCTTCTCGGGGTGGTCTTCTACCTCGAGGGGGTTCACGCGATGAACTTCCTCGAGCGTGAGCAGTGCCTGGAGGGGCGGGCCGCTCAGGAGCAGCGCGAGGTGGCGAACGAGCGCTTTCGGCGAGCCGAACAGCACCTTGCCCGATCGGTCAAGCTCGCCGCACAGGAGCGGACGATCCAGTCCGAGGACCTGACCAACCTGGCGAGCGTGGCGCTGCACTTCAAGCGCTACGACGAAGCGATCCAGCACTGCGACAAGGCGCTACAGAACATCCTCTTCACCAATCGCTTCACGGCCCTCGGCAACCGAGGCTGGGCCTACTTCCTGAAGGGCGACCGGGTGCGGGCGGCGCGGGACCTCCGGCAGGCTCTCTTCTACCAGCCGAAGTTCTGCATCGGGCGCTATCGCCTGGCGAAGGTCTATTACGAGGAGCGCGAGTACGCGAAGGTCATCACGGAGCTCAAGCACGTCACCGATGACAAGGACTGCCCGATCCAGGAGCCGTTCCAGCTCCTCGGGCTGACCTACGGAAGGCTTCGTCAAACCGAAGAAGCACGACAGCAGTTCGACCGATGCGTAGCGCTGAACCCCAAGAGTTGTATCTCGTTGGAGTGTAGACGCTACGTGAAGCTGATTTGAGCGCGACCCCGATGCTGCTTGGACGGTGTGGCATGGATGCTCAACGGGAATTCGGCGTTTTCCTGCGAAGCGAGAGGAAGCTGCGGCAGATTCCTCTCGCGGAGATCGCCGCGGCCACCAAGATTCCCCTCCAGTCCCTCGAGCGCCTGGAAAGCGGCGCGTGGAACGACCTTCCCCCGCAGGTGTTCGTGCGCGGCTTCGTCAGGTCGTACGCGAAGCACCTCGGCCTGCCGGAGGAGGACACTGCCCGGCGCTACGACGCTGCCCTCGAACGCCTGAAGCGCATCGAGGACGAGCGGAGCGAGCCGGTCGGCGAGGCCGCCGCGGAGGTCTCCGGACACCGCGGTCGCTTCGGGCTGGCGCTCTTCGTCATCATCCTGCTCATCATCGCGTCCATCACCCTGTCGGTCATCTGGCGTCGGGGAGTGCCCTCGGACACGCAGGCCGCGGTCCCCTCGCGCTCGGACGATCGTCCCGAGTCCGGGCGCCGGGTCGGCTGAGCTCTCTCCCGTTGCGAGCTACGCGCCGACACGCGGGCTTCGGACACGGCATTGCGGCGCTGCAGCCTGAGCGAAAGTCCCGTTCGTGCTGACCCCCAAGCTCAACCTGCTCCAGGCGACGTTGAAGCGCCTGATGCGCCGCGGGGCCGCGGGGCCGCTCGAGAAGGTGCTGGCGAAGACCCACGCCGCGGACCTCGCTTACCTGCTGAGTCACTTCTCCGAAACGGAACGGCTGCAGCTCCTCGGCAAGTGCGTCTCCGATGACAAGCGGGCCGAGGTGCTGGCCGCCGCAGACGCGGACCTCGCCGCTGGCGTCCTCGCCGCCCTCCCGCGCGAACGCGCGGTGGATCTCTTGCACCGCATCGCTCCCGACGACGTGTCGGACATCCTGGAACACCTGCCCAACGAGTCGGCCGACGACCTCCTGAAGGGGATGCGCGGCTCCGAGCGCAGCGAGGTCGAGGACCTCAGCCGTTACGACTCGGCCACTGCGGGCGGGATC
The Deltaproteobacteria bacterium genome window above contains:
- a CDS encoding class II glutamine amidotransferase encodes the protein MSFCFAFLSNDAGLLGPALSPFRAVLHEAKGAPHGWGVGYYQAGQPLLRKQPKTPEGELDFVSKIEALRSNFIIGHRGGRRAGAQSTENTQPFRFRNWLFAHLGTVERFDEVKAGLLSSVPDFIRRNIRGATESEHLFHLFLAFLNDTGKMDDPRVSGAVVGRALDTTVAYLDRLVTDRSGPPASHCCLATNGRIVVARSRGLPLRVTRHGSYTNVGRGPDDRPLSYPHLKAVMLAGGSIPEAPRWETVAEGHTVVIDAELNIEYSVPQ
- a CDS encoding HEAT repeat domain-containing protein, with product MLAAHLARLASPLPADRDAAQAALVAAGELAVEPLVAALSSSDRTTRSGAALCLGRLGHPSAVNALLDLLDREQEASVRPLVLRAIADLARPGAPVRQKLALLDALGDQDLFCRALACRGLGQVGDADAREALHLALRDPEPWVRQAATEALRGVGPSAEAQAPPPAGGAALATTRAAATADPSSSDVATCARWLMSLDLHTQRQAQARLRHFGAPAIPHVAPLLWDELPSTRRAAVEVLGQIGDASGLPHLARLLELPSTSSDLQAVALQAVAQIAATRVRMPAELSARLEQLRSAADPYVRAGAIAASIRGGGPGRAHAVRALLDDEEEWVHEAGCRALAESLTLEDGELRDLLVDGLARLTDPTALTYLLGALARVVDPDHDEDRQVVGPASHFLRHTHRAVRIASAALVAQVGRDLDPRTLKDLLDLAEEEASEAGPLVEALPQLCRLGDPLPAATLRRILLGSDPALARQAARALARLGGRAAVDALVEVANGRHGGAVALAAQELAHLNPDAEVVAVRDAAGRWERRLLLRCTCAAHLRWVERNDREELRCPSCDAEYAMAPSGKVFAADRTPFGLCLCPTCRRKQVLVRRPEGETLVCPVSAEVHVRPFDHPRQLRRLAELPLGACHCCVEPQPLVRQNDRVVCYRTREEHVAAARGFLLARGQVPPDVSSINQALLDGTLGIGESGTVAVVGRRDEEG
- a CDS encoding tetratricopeptide repeat protein, producing the protein MPFAALRLAAAVVSCVAVLACDGQSTQRNTKLAGTHYLLAADLVRKRNPEGAKAELMRALELDPDNRDAHQLLGVVFYLEGVHAMNFLEREQCLEGRAAQEQREVANERFRRAEQHLARSVKLAAQERTIQSEDLTNLASVALHFKRYDEAIQHCDKALQNILFTNRFTALGNRGWAYFLKGDRVRAARDLRQALFYQPKFCIGRYRLAKVYYEEREYAKVITELKHVTDDKDCPIQEPFQLLGLTYGRLRQTEEARQQFDRCVALNPKSCISLECRRYVKLI
- a CDS encoding helix-turn-helix domain-containing protein, with the protein product MDAQREFGVFLRSERKLRQIPLAEIAAATKIPLQSLERLESGAWNDLPPQVFVRGFVRSYAKHLGLPEEDTARRYDAALERLKRIEDERSEPVGEAAAEVSGHRGRFGLALFVIILLIIASITLSVIWRRGVPSDTQAAVPSRSDDRPESGRRVG